A genomic region of Alicyclobacillus sp. SO9 contains the following coding sequences:
- a CDS encoding dipeptidase yields MTQSFDTYFEQQRDKHLRELFEFLRFPSISTQPEHAQDVAACAEFLSDKMRNIGFENVSLMPTKGHPVVYGDWLHAEGKPTVLVYGHYDVQPVDPVELWDSAPFEPEIRDGKLYARGASDDKGQVFMHLKAFEALFETNGELPVNVKFCFEGEEEIGSLNLPEFVRQHQELLAADIVVISDTTMLGPDMPSICYGLRGLAGLQVDVKGAKGDLHSGLYGGAIQNPLHALVHILDSMHNDDGSVAVEGFYNSVTDLTPDERSAYATLGSNDAELMKELDVPALYGEAGYTPRERIWGRPTLEINGVYGGYQGEGTKTVIPSEAHAKITCRLVPAQDPDDILDKVEAHVQKHTRPGVKSTVIKTDRGNAYLTPFNHPAIQLAAESYAKAYGKPASFSRMGGSIPVVDTFSSVLNTPVVLMGFGLESENFHAPNEHFTLSNFDRGLRTLCYYWLGLEDALR; encoded by the coding sequence TTGACCCAATCATTTGATACTTATTTTGAACAACAACGCGATAAACATTTGCGGGAACTATTTGAATTTCTGCGATTTCCAAGTATTAGCACGCAGCCTGAGCATGCGCAGGACGTCGCTGCTTGTGCTGAGTTTTTGAGTGACAAAATGCGGAACATTGGCTTTGAGAATGTCTCGCTGATGCCCACCAAGGGTCACCCGGTTGTTTACGGGGACTGGCTTCATGCAGAGGGTAAGCCCACAGTTCTGGTGTACGGGCATTACGACGTTCAACCGGTCGATCCCGTTGAGCTATGGGACTCTGCACCGTTCGAACCAGAGATTCGCGACGGAAAATTGTATGCAAGAGGTGCCTCAGACGATAAAGGGCAGGTGTTTATGCACCTCAAGGCTTTTGAAGCTCTGTTTGAAACCAACGGAGAACTACCGGTAAATGTGAAGTTCTGCTTTGAAGGTGAAGAGGAAATTGGAAGTTTAAACCTTCCTGAATTTGTCCGTCAACACCAAGAACTCCTGGCAGCAGACATTGTTGTCATTTCAGACACGACAATGCTTGGGCCGGACATGCCTTCCATTTGCTACGGCTTACGAGGATTGGCGGGGCTGCAAGTAGATGTCAAAGGTGCCAAAGGCGACCTGCACTCAGGGCTATACGGCGGTGCCATTCAGAACCCTCTACATGCTTTGGTACATATCCTGGACAGCATGCACAACGATGACGGCAGTGTCGCTGTCGAAGGATTTTACAACAGTGTGACTGATTTGACCCCAGATGAAAGGTCCGCCTATGCAACTCTTGGCAGCAACGATGCTGAACTCATGAAAGAACTGGATGTCCCAGCTCTCTATGGTGAAGCGGGCTATACGCCGAGAGAACGGATTTGGGGAAGGCCGACATTAGAAATCAACGGCGTCTATGGGGGATATCAAGGAGAAGGAACAAAAACGGTGATTCCAAGTGAAGCACACGCTAAAATCACCTGTCGTCTGGTTCCAGCCCAGGACCCGGATGACATTCTCGACAAAGTCGAGGCTCATGTGCAAAAACACACGCGACCTGGTGTCAAATCCACGGTCATCAAAACAGACCGAGGGAACGCATACTTGACGCCCTTTAATCACCCTGCTATTCAATTGGCAGCAGAATCCTATGCAAAAGCGTACGGAAAACCCGCTTCATTTAGTCGCATGGGCGGATCTATTCCTGTGGTGGACACTTTCTCAAGTGTCTTAAATACGCCCGTCGTTCTAATGGGATTTGGTTTAGAAAGCGAAAATTTTCACGCACCAAATGAACATTTTACACTTTCCAATTTTGACAGGGGACTTCGCACTCTGTGCTACTACTGGTTGGGTCTGGAGGACGCCCTGCGTTAA
- a CDS encoding bifunctional 3,4-dihydroxy-2-butanone-4-phosphate synthase/GTP cyclohydrolase II: MLSSIADALEDLRQGKMIIVVDDEDRENEGDLVALGEFADAAVVNFMITHARGLLCVPVTSDTAEKLGFASMVEHNTDSYGTAFTVSVDEASTKTGISAFERAETIAAILNTESGPNNFRKPGHVFPLVAKPGGVLRRAGHTEAAVDLARLSGFSPVGVICEVLNEDGTMARLPELETFAKEHELKIITIADLIAYRKQSEKLVVREASASLPTEYGDFRAVVYSNKLDDKEHIALVKGELDDKPTLVRVHSECLTGDAFGSLRCDCGPQLDAALRQINEAGKGVLLYLRQEGRGIGLLNKIKAYALQDEGADTVEANHRLGFPDDLRDYGIGAQILHDLGVRKMRLLTNNPRKVSGIYGHGLEVVERVPLEVQSNPHNERYLDTKREKLGHLLR, encoded by the coding sequence ATGTTGAGTAGTATTGCTGATGCGTTGGAAGACCTGAGGCAAGGAAAGATGATTATTGTTGTGGATGACGAAGACCGTGAAAATGAAGGAGATTTGGTAGCATTGGGGGAATTTGCTGATGCTGCTGTGGTCAATTTCATGATTACACACGCACGCGGACTCTTATGTGTACCTGTGACCTCAGATACGGCAGAGAAACTCGGTTTCGCGTCTATGGTTGAACACAATACAGACTCCTATGGCACGGCTTTCACAGTATCAGTCGATGAAGCTAGTACAAAAACCGGGATCTCAGCTTTTGAAAGGGCTGAAACAATTGCTGCTATTCTCAACACTGAAAGCGGCCCAAACAACTTTCGGAAGCCGGGTCACGTCTTTCCACTTGTTGCTAAGCCAGGCGGTGTGCTTCGCCGTGCAGGGCATACAGAGGCTGCTGTGGATTTGGCGCGACTTTCCGGGTTTTCTCCAGTTGGAGTCATTTGCGAAGTCTTGAATGAAGACGGAACAATGGCACGTCTCCCAGAGCTTGAAACATTTGCAAAAGAACACGAATTGAAAATTATCACCATTGCCGATCTCATTGCTTACCGCAAACAATCAGAGAAACTCGTTGTGCGGGAGGCCAGTGCCTCATTGCCCACGGAGTACGGAGATTTTAGGGCTGTGGTCTATTCCAACAAACTAGATGACAAAGAGCACATTGCATTGGTCAAAGGAGAGTTAGACGACAAACCCACACTCGTCAGAGTGCATTCCGAATGTCTAACAGGAGACGCATTTGGCTCGTTGCGCTGTGATTGCGGACCTCAGTTGGACGCAGCCTTGCGCCAGATAAACGAAGCGGGAAAGGGTGTCCTCCTGTACCTTCGACAGGAGGGAAGAGGGATTGGTCTGTTAAACAAAATCAAAGCGTATGCACTGCAGGACGAGGGAGCAGACACGGTTGAAGCCAATCATCGCCTTGGCTTTCCTGACGACTTGCGCGACTATGGAATTGGTGCGCAGATTTTGCATGACCTGGGTGTTCGGAAAATGCGATTATTGACAAACAATCCGCGTAAGGTCAGCGGGATATACGGGCATGGTTTGGAAGTGGTGGAACGCGTTCCACTCGAAGTGCAGAGCAACCCCCATAATGAGCGCTATCTAGATACAAAACGGGAAAAACTGGGACATTTGCTCCGCTGA
- a CDS encoding riboflavin synthase — protein sequence MFTGLVEEVATVERVVSEEHSAHLRLRAKTVLTDVKIGDSIAINGVCLTVVAFDANSFLVDAVPETMRKTNLGRLRSGSRVNLERALKLSDRLGGHIVSGHVDGTGTLIRRDDEGIAKVLTIETEHSVMAYIANKGSICVDGVSLTVMDTTDKSFRISVIPHTGTATTLLSAAPGDVFNLECDVLAKYVEKLLGVSQSGDGPQSGLDIDMDLLRRTGFA from the coding sequence GTGTTTACAGGGTTGGTGGAAGAAGTGGCAACGGTAGAACGGGTTGTGTCTGAGGAACACAGTGCGCATCTGCGTCTGCGCGCCAAGACAGTCCTAACAGACGTTAAAATTGGGGACAGTATTGCCATAAATGGTGTTTGTCTGACCGTTGTGGCTTTTGACGCAAACAGTTTTCTCGTGGATGCGGTTCCGGAAACAATGCGTAAAACCAACTTGGGACGATTACGCTCAGGCAGCCGTGTAAATTTAGAACGAGCGTTGAAGCTAAGTGACCGCTTAGGTGGGCACATTGTCTCAGGCCACGTTGACGGAACTGGAACCTTAATCAGACGGGACGATGAGGGCATTGCAAAGGTTTTAACCATTGAAACCGAGCACAGTGTAATGGCCTACATTGCAAACAAAGGGTCCATTTGCGTTGATGGTGTCAGTCTTACAGTGATGGATACGACAGACAAGAGTTTTCGAATATCCGTGATTCCTCATACCGGAACAGCTACGACTCTCTTGAGTGCGGCTCCGGGAGATGTTTTCAATTTGGAATGCGATGTCCTGGCTAAATATGTTGAGAAACTGCTGGGTGTCTCCCAGAGCGGTGACGGACCTCAATCGGGATTGGACATTGATATGGACTTATTGAGGAGAACTGGTTTTGCTTAA
- the ribE gene encoding 6,7-dimethyl-8-ribityllumazine synthase, with the protein MSTFEGNLVGQGLKVGIAAGRFNEFITAKLVSGAFDALRRHGVAEDDVDLAWVPGAFEIPFAVKKMADSGRYQAVIALGCVIRGATPHFDFVASEVAKGVANLSLTSGVPILFGVLTTDTIEQAIERAGTKAGNKGFEAAMSAIEMANLSVQFD; encoded by the coding sequence ATGAGTACATTTGAAGGAAATTTAGTTGGACAAGGACTTAAAGTCGGTATTGCAGCAGGTCGCTTTAATGAGTTTATTACTGCGAAGTTGGTATCAGGCGCCTTTGATGCATTGAGAAGACACGGTGTGGCTGAGGATGATGTAGACTTGGCCTGGGTACCAGGTGCTTTTGAAATTCCGTTTGCTGTAAAGAAGATGGCTGACAGCGGCAGATATCAGGCTGTGATTGCTCTAGGTTGTGTGATTCGCGGCGCTACGCCCCATTTTGACTTTGTGGCAAGTGAGGTCGCCAAGGGTGTTGCCAATTTATCTTTGACATCAGGTGTCCCCATACTGTTCGGAGTCCTCACCACAGACACGATAGAGCAAGCGATAGAACGTGCCGGTACGAAAGCGGGGAACAAAGGCTTTGAAGCAGCCATGTCAGCCATTGAGATGGCAAATTTGTCTGTGCAGTTTGACTGA
- the epsC gene encoding serine O-acetyltransferase EpsC — protein MVDRETIASKLQKSCNLWFEGCTCHPEPHEIQRLHHYMRHVILPTYYPPAEGDTVETCLERIYDILTAQIHRAMFQRCIDQVAEGAESLVVAHQMADAVVERFPELQERLYEDVDETFNGDPAAASYDEILLTYPGIMALGIYRMAHILFELNIPLLPRMMAEYAHRVTGIDIHPGAKIGRKIMIDHGTGIVIGETAVVGNHVRIYQGVTIGALYFPRDEKGFMLRSAKRHPTIEEGVVLYAHATVLGGDTVVGHHSVIGSNAWVTSSIPPHSKVLYQTESIIRTKKGS, from the coding sequence ATGGTGGATCGTGAGACAATAGCCTCGAAACTGCAGAAATCCTGCAATCTTTGGTTTGAGGGTTGTACCTGTCACCCTGAACCGCACGAGATTCAGCGTCTGCATCATTATATGAGACATGTTATTCTGCCGACGTATTACCCGCCTGCAGAGGGCGATACCGTTGAGACCTGCTTGGAACGGATATACGATATACTGACCGCCCAGATACACCGTGCGATGTTCCAGCGCTGCATCGATCAAGTGGCAGAAGGCGCAGAGTCTCTGGTCGTTGCGCACCAAATGGCAGATGCAGTCGTTGAACGCTTTCCTGAACTGCAGGAACGCTTATACGAAGACGTGGATGAGACTTTTAACGGCGACCCTGCTGCGGCGAGTTACGATGAAATTTTGCTGACCTACCCGGGGATTATGGCGCTGGGAATCTACCGCATGGCTCACATCCTGTTCGAGTTGAACATTCCACTGTTACCGCGCATGATGGCAGAATACGCTCATCGCGTGACGGGAATAGATATTCATCCTGGGGCAAAGATTGGGCGGAAAATCATGATTGATCACGGTACCGGCATCGTGATTGGAGAAACCGCTGTGGTGGGGAACCATGTACGAATATACCAGGGAGTCACGATTGGAGCGTTATACTTTCCTCGCGACGAAAAAGGGTTTATGCTTCGAAGTGCAAAACGGCATCCCACCATTGAAGAAGGTGTCGTGCTCTATGCACATGCGACCGTTCTCGGCGGCGATACAGTGGTTGGCCATCACAGCGTAATTGGAAGTAATGCGTGGGTGACGTCGAGTATCCCGCCGCATTCCAAGGTGCTGTATCAGACGGAAAGCATTATTCGTACCAAAAAGGGCAGCTAA
- the ribD gene encoding bifunctional diaminohydroxyphosphoribosylaminopyrimidine deaminase/5-amino-6-(5-phosphoribosylamino)uracil reductase RibD, whose amino-acid sequence MLESTVDEHYMKIALRLAESARGQTTPNPLVGAVIVRDGRIVGVGAHLYAGGPHAEINALNMAGDKAVGSTVYVTLEPCSHYGKTPPCANALVEANVERVIIAVQDPNPEVSGAGIQRLRNAGIEVEVGVLEAEARALNSAFFCWIRKDRPLIVWKAAATLDGYIAAETGDSRYVTGPEARHAVHALRRRIPAIAVGVQTIITDNPQLTDRFGNSQQRQPLRVVFDSTLRTPVSAKVLQEPGQTLFYTTERASPHRTHALEEVNPGNVKVVALPSTPEGHVPLQEALTELSARGINELLVEGGATIVSQLLRQQLIDELVYFVAPKILGGGIPVLAGLGPTLMTDAVSVQNVTWEQIGPDLCLRGTLKYDDV is encoded by the coding sequence TTGCTGGAAAGCACAGTGGATGAACACTACATGAAAATTGCACTTCGGTTGGCCGAGTCAGCCCGCGGTCAAACGACGCCCAATCCACTGGTAGGCGCCGTCATCGTGAGAGACGGACGAATTGTAGGAGTTGGAGCCCATCTATACGCAGGGGGTCCCCATGCGGAAATTAATGCACTAAACATGGCTGGCGATAAAGCAGTTGGATCCACAGTGTATGTCACGCTGGAACCTTGCAGCCACTACGGCAAGACGCCTCCTTGTGCAAATGCCTTGGTGGAAGCAAATGTTGAGCGGGTTATCATTGCGGTACAGGACCCGAATCCAGAGGTATCCGGTGCAGGTATTCAAAGACTGCGTAACGCTGGTATTGAGGTTGAAGTCGGAGTTCTTGAAGCAGAGGCGAGGGCTCTTAACAGTGCATTCTTTTGCTGGATAAGGAAAGACAGACCTCTCATCGTCTGGAAGGCTGCCGCGACTTTGGATGGATATATTGCGGCGGAGACTGGAGACAGCCGCTATGTGACAGGACCGGAAGCAAGGCACGCCGTCCACGCCCTGCGGCGGCGTATCCCTGCTATTGCGGTGGGTGTTCAGACCATCATTACAGACAATCCTCAGCTGACTGACCGGTTTGGGAACAGTCAGCAAAGACAGCCGTTACGCGTTGTCTTTGACTCCACATTGCGTACACCCGTGTCAGCCAAAGTGTTGCAGGAACCAGGGCAGACACTGTTCTACACTACGGAGCGGGCCAGTCCTCATCGTACTCACGCGCTGGAAGAGGTAAACCCGGGAAATGTGAAAGTGGTTGCTCTGCCGTCTACTCCTGAGGGTCATGTTCCCTTGCAGGAGGCGTTGACTGAACTGTCAGCACGAGGAATTAATGAGCTGTTGGTGGAAGGGGGAGCGACAATTGTATCGCAACTGCTGCGGCAGCAGTTGATTGATGAACTCGTGTATTTTGTCGCTCCAAAAATTCTTGGCGGAGGAATTCCCGTGTTGGCTGGACTTGGCCCGACCCTAATGACGGACGCTGTCTCTGTGCAAAATGTGACTTGGGAACAGATTGGACCAGACTTGTGTTTGCGGGGAACGCTCAAATATGACGACGTGTGA
- the ileS gene encoding isoleucine--tRNA ligase, protein MVRKVDAKESAAAREARVLEFWKEHNVFEQSELIRRGNQEFVFYEGPPTANGKPHPGHVLTRVMKDVYPRYKTMKGYHVMRKAGWDTHGLPVEIEVEKKHGISGKKQIQEFGVERFIKECRESVFTYEATWRKLSERLGYWVDMDNPYMTLTDDYIESVWNLLQQVHEKDLLYKGHRVSPYCPHCETTLSSHEVAQGYKDVKDLSVTAKFLLKEQVEGRPTYILAWTTTPWTLPSNVALAVNPDLRYVLIHSKEHNENYWVADGLKENFLSEGDEVIASERGTELADLAYYPLFDYVTEGKRHVVVTSMHATDESGTGIVHMAPAHGEEDYRVCREHDVTFVNFVDLTGHFTSKVPDFAGGFVKDEQVNVEIVKNLAKRNLVYNKHKHEHSYPHCWRCDTPLVYYAIDSWFIRTTEVKDLMLENSNEVNWMPGHIREGRMGNFLENLVDWNLSRSRYWGTPLPIWVCDTCGHTHCIGSKQELQGKAGKLPPELHKPYIDDITWPCDCGGTMTRVPEVIDVWFDSGSMPFAQLHYPFENKEAFKELYPANYICEAIDQTRGWFYSLLAISTLVKGRAPYRNVLVLGHVVDESGKKMSKSKGNVIDPFEAFDMHGADALRFYFLSNTQPWNSQRFYHKAVAESKAKFVDILQNVHAFYALYADIDKFDPTAHKIPVEDRPLLDRWVLARLHHTIQQVDEAMDKYDATFAARTIQSLVTDVSTWYVRRNRDRFWAQGMETNKAAAYLTLYEVLGSLSLLIAPLTPFLAEELYQNVVRPTKQDARESVHLEDFPEANKALIDQNLLDEMDEVMYVVETARHLRNDSKIKTRQPLSVLYVDQAKQPILEKFSETLEEELNVKSVEFTGLQAIAKPELYLNLKEVGKAYGKLVPTINQAAKEASAEQIATFAETGKVELAGNTVTDEQAQIRYQPAFAGLIDVGRRGFVGLNTELTEELVEEGFVREIISKMQMMRKEVDYSVTQRVQFGAMGDETVMEILKKYRDKIAETVLIDTLHFADETAADMAGELTKDWDVNGKFLRLTVKG, encoded by the coding sequence ATGGTTCGCAAGGTAGACGCCAAAGAATCAGCAGCCGCCAGAGAGGCGCGTGTACTCGAGTTCTGGAAAGAACACAACGTATTCGAACAAAGTGAATTAATTCGGAGAGGAAATCAGGAATTCGTTTTTTATGAGGGCCCGCCCACAGCAAACGGAAAACCGCACCCAGGTCATGTCCTTACCCGCGTCATGAAAGACGTCTATCCGCGGTATAAGACCATGAAAGGCTATCACGTAATGCGTAAGGCTGGATGGGATACCCACGGTCTCCCCGTCGAGATTGAAGTGGAAAAGAAGCATGGAATCAGCGGCAAGAAACAAATTCAGGAATTTGGTGTTGAACGCTTCATTAAAGAATGCAGAGAGAGTGTTTTTACGTATGAAGCCACATGGCGCAAGCTTTCCGAGCGGCTGGGCTACTGGGTGGACATGGATAACCCCTACATGACCCTTACGGACGACTACATTGAATCTGTCTGGAACTTATTGCAGCAGGTGCATGAAAAGGACTTGCTATACAAAGGGCACCGTGTCAGCCCATACTGTCCCCACTGTGAGACGACACTTTCGAGTCACGAAGTTGCCCAGGGTTACAAGGACGTAAAAGACTTGTCTGTGACAGCGAAATTCTTACTGAAAGAACAAGTGGAAGGGCGACCCACGTATATTCTTGCATGGACGACAACACCGTGGACGCTTCCAAGTAACGTGGCGCTTGCCGTGAACCCTGACTTACGCTACGTACTGATTCACTCCAAGGAGCATAACGAGAATTACTGGGTGGCTGACGGGCTGAAGGAGAACTTTCTCTCTGAAGGCGACGAGGTGATTGCGTCGGAGCGAGGAACCGAGTTGGCTGATCTCGCTTACTATCCACTTTTTGACTATGTTACCGAAGGCAAACGCCATGTGGTTGTTACCTCAATGCATGCTACAGACGAATCCGGTACAGGCATTGTTCACATGGCTCCGGCTCACGGTGAAGAGGATTACCGCGTATGCCGTGAACATGACGTCACTTTTGTCAATTTCGTTGACTTAACAGGACATTTCACCTCCAAAGTTCCAGATTTCGCCGGCGGATTTGTAAAAGATGAGCAAGTGAATGTGGAGATTGTTAAAAACCTCGCAAAGCGAAACCTTGTTTACAACAAGCACAAACACGAGCACTCGTACCCTCATTGTTGGCGTTGTGATACACCTCTGGTTTACTACGCTATCGACAGTTGGTTCATTCGTACAACCGAAGTAAAAGACCTGATGTTGGAAAATTCCAATGAAGTCAATTGGATGCCCGGTCACATCCGCGAAGGACGAATGGGCAACTTCCTCGAAAACCTGGTTGACTGGAATCTCTCTCGCAGCCGCTACTGGGGCACGCCCCTCCCCATCTGGGTTTGTGATACGTGCGGACATACCCACTGCATCGGTTCGAAGCAGGAACTGCAAGGGAAAGCAGGCAAGCTGCCGCCGGAACTCCATAAGCCGTATATCGATGATATCACGTGGCCGTGCGATTGCGGCGGCACAATGACGAGGGTTCCCGAGGTGATTGACGTCTGGTTTGACTCTGGGAGTATGCCTTTTGCACAATTGCACTACCCATTTGAAAACAAGGAAGCCTTCAAGGAACTGTATCCGGCAAACTACATTTGTGAGGCCATTGATCAGACTCGCGGGTGGTTCTACAGCCTGCTGGCTATCTCAACTCTGGTCAAGGGACGAGCGCCCTATCGAAACGTACTGGTATTAGGACACGTCGTGGATGAAAGCGGAAAGAAGATGTCCAAGTCCAAGGGCAATGTGATTGACCCGTTCGAAGCCTTTGACATGCACGGTGCAGACGCTCTGCGGTTTTACTTTCTGTCCAATACACAGCCTTGGAATTCACAACGGTTCTATCACAAAGCTGTAGCTGAAAGTAAGGCGAAGTTTGTCGACATCCTGCAAAACGTTCACGCGTTCTATGCTCTGTATGCCGACATTGACAAGTTTGACCCCACAGCCCACAAGATTCCGGTCGAAGATCGGCCCTTATTGGACAGATGGGTACTCGCGCGTCTGCATCATACCATCCAGCAAGTTGACGAAGCGATGGACAAATATGACGCGACTTTTGCCGCACGGACCATTCAAAGCTTGGTCACTGACGTTTCGACATGGTATGTGCGCCGCAATCGCGACAGGTTTTGGGCACAGGGCATGGAAACGAACAAAGCAGCCGCATATTTGACGTTGTATGAGGTGCTTGGAAGCCTCTCTCTGCTGATTGCGCCCTTAACACCGTTTTTGGCTGAAGAACTATACCAAAATGTGGTTCGTCCTACCAAACAAGATGCCCGCGAGAGCGTACACCTTGAGGATTTTCCTGAAGCAAACAAAGCGCTGATTGACCAAAACCTGCTCGATGAAATGGATGAAGTCATGTACGTTGTGGAAACGGCCCGTCATCTCCGCAACGACAGCAAAATCAAGACACGGCAGCCATTATCAGTCCTCTACGTCGACCAAGCCAAACAGCCGATTTTGGAGAAATTCAGCGAAACCCTTGAGGAAGAACTGAATGTAAAGTCGGTTGAATTTACAGGTTTACAAGCCATTGCTAAACCCGAACTCTACCTCAACTTGAAGGAAGTTGGGAAGGCGTACGGAAAGCTGGTCCCAACCATCAATCAAGCTGCAAAGGAAGCTTCTGCAGAGCAAATTGCGACGTTTGCAGAAACCGGGAAGGTTGAATTGGCGGGAAATACAGTCACGGATGAGCAAGCGCAAATCCGATATCAGCCAGCGTTTGCAGGGTTAATTGATGTAGGGCGCCGCGGTTTCGTCGGACTCAATACTGAATTGACTGAGGAACTCGTTGAAGAAGGATTCGTTCGAGAAATCATTTCAAAGATGCAAATGATGCGAAAAGAGGTCGACTACAGCGTCACACAGCGCGTGCAATTTGGCGCGATGGGGGATGAGACCGTGATGGAGATTTTGAAAAAGTACCGGGATAAAATTGCCGAAACAGTCTTAATCGACACCTTGCATTTTGCGGATGAGACAGCAGCAGATATGGCTGGCGAGCTTACAAAAGACTGGGATGTAAATGGAAAGTTTTTAAGGCTGACCGTCAAAGGTTGA
- a CDS encoding Nramp family divalent metal transporter, with product MSESIMRNRTSASERAVTSGRLAIQGKRRGIRALLPFIGPSMIAAIAYVDPGNYATNIQGGALYGFKLMWVVLLANLMAMGIQSLSAKLGIATGKNLPEMCREHYRPWVSVGLWVISEIAAMATDVAEFLGASLGLYLLFHIPLLFATLITGVATYLVLMLERYGFRPLEIAIGVLLGVIALSYLAETIFSKPEFLPMLHRLAIPWLGDNQSVLLAVGVVGATVMPHAVYLHSGLTQGRIRPETKEEALKIYKFERMDVIVAMTIAGLVNLAMMYMAAVVFHGTGHTGVADITTAYKTLFPLLGSAAAGVFLVSLLASGLSSSAVGTMAGQVIMQGFVGFSIPIWIRRLVTMIPTVVIVALGVSPTKALILSQVVLSLALPAPLISLIQFTKSKKLMGNLVNPRWVTVAVTGITGLILLLNFTLLYLTFVPNAVL from the coding sequence ATGAGTGAAAGTATTATGCGCAACCGTACGTCTGCGTCAGAACGGGCAGTTACATCCGGCCGGCTTGCCATACAAGGTAAGCGACGAGGAATCCGCGCGCTGTTGCCTTTTATAGGCCCATCAATGATTGCAGCAATTGCCTATGTTGACCCGGGCAACTATGCCACTAATATTCAAGGAGGAGCCTTGTACGGCTTCAAACTGATGTGGGTGGTCTTGCTTGCAAACCTGATGGCCATGGGAATTCAGAGTTTGTCTGCTAAACTTGGCATTGCCACAGGAAAGAACTTGCCCGAGATGTGCAGAGAACATTATCGACCCTGGGTTTCGGTTGGTCTTTGGGTGATTTCAGAAATTGCGGCCATGGCGACGGATGTTGCCGAATTCTTAGGTGCCAGTTTGGGACTCTATCTGCTGTTTCACATACCTTTGTTGTTTGCCACGCTAATAACGGGTGTGGCCACGTATTTGGTGCTGATGCTAGAACGTTATGGATTTCGGCCCCTAGAGATTGCGATTGGCGTGTTACTTGGTGTGATTGCGTTGTCGTACCTTGCAGAGACGATTTTCTCGAAACCGGAATTCTTGCCAATGTTGCATCGCCTTGCAATTCCTTGGCTCGGAGATAATCAAAGCGTGTTGTTGGCTGTAGGCGTGGTCGGTGCCACGGTAATGCCTCATGCAGTTTACTTGCATTCAGGGTTGACGCAAGGGAGGATTCGGCCGGAAACGAAGGAAGAGGCCCTGAAGATCTACAAATTTGAGCGAATGGACGTCATTGTCGCTATGACCATCGCCGGGTTGGTGAATTTGGCCATGATGTATATGGCGGCGGTTGTATTTCATGGAACTGGTCATACCGGGGTGGCCGATATCACGACGGCTTACAAAACTCTCTTCCCATTGTTGGGCTCGGCTGCCGCAGGGGTGTTTCTTGTTTCCTTGCTTGCTTCCGGATTATCTAGTTCCGCGGTTGGAACCATGGCCGGTCAAGTCATTATGCAAGGATTTGTCGGATTTTCCATTCCGATTTGGATTCGCCGACTTGTTACAATGATACCTACGGTAGTCATCGTTGCACTTGGGGTATCGCCTACAAAGGCGCTGATTCTTAGTCAGGTTGTTCTGAGCCTGGCGTTACCGGCACCTTTGATATCTCTCATACAGTTTACGAAAAGCAAGAAACTGATGGGAAACCTGGTGAACCCTCGTTGGGTCACCGTTGCTGTTACGGGAATTACGGGTCTCATTTTGCTGCTGAACTTCACATTGCTTTATCTGACCTTTGTGCCGAACGCCGTTCTCTAA